TCTTTCTGAGCAGACAGGCAACGGGCATAAACGGCTTCAGTGATCAGTGTGGTAGGAACACCCAGGTCCAGAGCGTGCTGGCTCATCCATTTTCCGGTACCTTTTTGTTTGGCGGTATCCAGGATTTTGTCAACCAGATACTCGCCCGTTTCTTCATCGATGACGGTGAAGATGTCGCGAGTGATCTCAATCAAGTAACTTTCCAGTTCCCCTTTGTTCCATTCGTCGAAGACTTTGTAAAGTTCTTCGTTGGTGAGTCCCAAGGCATGTTTGAGGATGTAGTACGATTCACAGATCAGCTGCATATCCCCATACTCAATACCGTTGTGCACCATTTTGACATAATGCCCTGCTCCGGCTTCGCCGACCCATTCGCAACAGGGAATGTCGTTATTATCACCGACTTTTGCAGAGATGTCCTGCAGGATGGATTTGACATGCGGCCAGCCAGCGGGAGATCCGCCGGGCATAATGCTGGGGCCTTTGAGAGCGCCTTCTTCACCGCCGGAAACACCGGTTCCAATGAAGAGCAGGCCAGCATCTTCGACTTCTTTAGTACGACGATTGGTGTCGTCAAAGTGGGTATTGCCACCGTCAATAATGATATCGCCGGGGCTGAGCAGTCCTTTGAGATCGTCAATGATGGCATCGACGGCGGGGCCTGCTTTGACCATCAGCATCACTTTACGGGGAGTCGCCAGACTGTCCACAAGATCTTTGAGGCTGTGATAGCCTGTGATCTTCTGCTCGTCAGTTTTGCTGCTGACAAATTCGTCTGTGGTGCTGGTGGTGCGGTTGAAAACACCTACTGAGTAGCCGTGATTGGCCATATTCAGTACCAGGTTTTGTCCCATGACAGCCAGGCCTACCAGGCCGATATCGTTTTTTGACATTGATCAATTCTCGTTTGTTTCTGATGTGATTTAAATAGTGGTGAAGCCGAATCATATTCGTGTGAAAAGAGAAACTCCCTTCACAGGATTATCGTTTCCAGGGAGGGAGCTCCGGAAGATAACTGTCAAATTCAGCAATGACTTTTGCCTGGTATTCACCGGCGTACTCGCCTTTGAGGAACTTGTCACAGGCTTCGCCGATGAACCGTTCCCAACTGGCTTCTTCCGCACCGGGGTTAATGGGATAGAAGAGTGCGCCGACCGCTTCAGCTGCTTTCATATCTCCAGGAGCATCACCGATCATGAGCACTTTTTCTGCTTCGTATCCGCAGGCTTTGGCCTGCCCCAGGGTT
This window of the Gimesia fumaroli genome carries:
- the gnd gene encoding decarboxylating NADP(+)-dependent phosphogluconate dehydrogenase; translation: MSKNDIGLVGLAVMGQNLVLNMANHGYSVGVFNRTTSTTDEFVSSKTDEQKITGYHSLKDLVDSLATPRKVMLMVKAGPAVDAIIDDLKGLLSPGDIIIDGGNTHFDDTNRRTKEVEDAGLLFIGTGVSGGEEGALKGPSIMPGGSPAGWPHVKSILQDISAKVGDNNDIPCCEWVGEAGAGHYVKMVHNGIEYGDMQLICESYYILKHALGLTNEELYKVFDEWNKGELESYLIEITRDIFTVIDEETGEYLVDKILDTAKQKGTGKWMSQHALDLGVPTTLITEAVYARCLSAQKDARVRASKILGGPDKKFEGDRDQFIEDVRQALYASKLCSYAQGYVQLNSAAEHFGWKLNNGDIALLWRGGCIIRSTFLQDIKAAFDKNPELENLLLDDFFRNAVENAQPSWRRVVSTAVELGLPVPSFTAALSYYDGYRQARLPANLLQAQRDYFGAHTYQRTDKEGTFHTDWIRERRLDS